One genomic region from Portunus trituberculatus isolate SZX2019 chromosome 5, ASM1759143v1, whole genome shotgun sequence encodes:
- the LOC123514603 gene encoding uncharacterized protein LOC123514603 isoform X7, with translation MRFLVPLVGILYVAGAAFSFHLPAAQFPISLNLLAGDVAFDRVIHPRLGTTDDDNPRTVKSISASHYDLSPNERDGSLSRSAAVSDSSSRMMRSDSNSNYDSNSSNDSRMLRSSYKVFISNLFPVLLI, from the exons ATGAG GTTCTTGGTCCCCCTAGTGGGTATTTTGTACGTGGCAGGAGCAGCATTCTCGTTCCATCTTCCCGCTGCCCAGTTCCCGATCTCCCTTAACCTCCTTGCTGG GGATGTGGCTTTTGACCGAGTTATCCATCCACGTCTTGGAaccactgatgatgataatccACGCACGGTGAAGTCCATCTCTGCTTCTCATTATGATTTGTCTCCGAATGAGCGTGATGGTTCTCTAAGTCGTAGTGCCGCTGTATCTGATTCTAGTTCACGTATGATGAGATCCGACTCTAATTCCAATTATGATTCTAATTCTTCAAATGATTCACGTATGTTGAGATCcagtt ATAAGGTATTTATTTCCAATCTATTTCCTGTACTGCTTATatag
- the LOC123514603 gene encoding suppressor protein SRP40-like isoform X5: MRFLVPLVGILYVAGAAFSFHLPAAQFPISLNLLAGDVAFDRVIHPRLGTTDDDNPRTVKSISASHYDLSPNERDGSLSRSAAVSDSSSRMMRSDSNSNYDSNSSNDSRMLRSSSFSHSDSDSISSNDSRMMRSSSFSDSDSDSNSSNDSRMMRSSSFSDSD; the protein is encoded by the exons ATGAG GTTCTTGGTCCCCCTAGTGGGTATTTTGTACGTGGCAGGAGCAGCATTCTCGTTCCATCTTCCCGCTGCCCAGTTCCCGATCTCCCTTAACCTCCTTGCTGG GGATGTGGCTTTTGACCGAGTTATCCATCCACGTCTTGGAaccactgatgatgataatccACGCACGGTGAAGTCCATCTCTGCTTCTCATTATGATTTGTCTCCGAATGAGCGTGATGGTTCTCTAAGTCGTAGTGCCGCTGTATCTGATTCTAGTTCACGTATGATGAGATCCGACTCTAATTCCAATTATGATTCTAATTCTTCAAATGATTCACGTATGTTGAGATCcagttctttttctcattctgattctgattcaaTTTCTTCAAATGATTCACGTATGATGAGATCCAGTTCtttttctgattctgattctgattctaa TTCTTCAAATGATTCACGTATGATGAGATCCAGTTCTTTTTCTGATTCTGATTAA